The Pseudolabrys sp. FHR47 genome contains a region encoding:
- a CDS encoding NAD(P)/FAD-dependent oxidoreductase — MANEYDVIVVGSGHNGLTTAAYLAKAGQKVLILERNNWFGGGVVTQEILEPGFKFDVHSSLHVNIQANPLILNDELKLLSKHGLKYLYPDAVYSTIFDDQTSLITYKDVDRTCQSIAKISPRDAEAYRRFAEMSMKVVPLVTQSLFVPSPPQGQFFALLDQSPEGQEIFRALMQSKLDICREWFESDKLIIHLLKFSAETLTAPEDKGTGFILYTMPGMVHTYPIGVPIGGSGALVTALINCLNSYGAEMRKETEVEKVLVQGGRAVGVRLKGGETIKAKNAVIGQIHPWLIGDMVETVDPGIAARARRVQTGSFCIAPLHLALKEPPKYKAGDDAGRVILANYTPSTLERFLRLFDNFRYGDVWAPGSTDCTMASHMQCQFDPTQVPEGRAAITVYGFSPFDLREGGSEAWDERGEEIGNWFLERYREYTTNITDANILGKRFDTPLEISRHSPMFQRGDVSGAGEYLHQIGAHRPTPELGKLKVPGIDRLYLTGTAINVSSVSGAGRATAIKACEDLGINFDKLIG, encoded by the coding sequence ATGGCTAACGAATATGACGTGATTGTTGTCGGGTCGGGGCACAACGGTCTCACCACGGCGGCATATCTGGCGAAAGCTGGCCAGAAAGTGCTCATCCTCGAGCGCAACAACTGGTTTGGTGGCGGTGTTGTCACCCAGGAAATTCTGGAGCCCGGCTTCAAGTTCGATGTGCATTCCTCGCTGCACGTCAACATCCAGGCCAACCCGTTGATCCTCAACGACGAGCTCAAGCTGCTGTCGAAGCATGGCCTGAAGTATCTCTACCCCGACGCCGTTTACTCCACGATCTTCGACGATCAGACCAGCCTGATCACCTACAAGGACGTGGACCGGACCTGTCAGTCGATCGCCAAGATCTCACCGCGCGACGCCGAGGCCTATCGCCGGTTCGCCGAGATGAGCATGAAGGTCGTGCCGCTCGTGACGCAAAGCTTGTTCGTGCCGTCGCCGCCGCAGGGGCAGTTCTTCGCGCTGCTCGACCAAAGCCCGGAAGGGCAGGAGATTTTCCGCGCGTTGATGCAGAGCAAGCTCGACATTTGCCGCGAGTGGTTCGAGAGCGACAAGCTCATCATCCATCTGCTCAAGTTCTCGGCCGAGACCTTGACCGCGCCCGAAGACAAAGGGACGGGCTTCATCCTCTATACGATGCCCGGCATGGTGCACACTTATCCGATCGGCGTTCCGATCGGCGGCAGCGGCGCGCTGGTGACGGCGCTGATCAATTGCTTGAACAGCTATGGCGCCGAAATGCGCAAGGAGACCGAGGTCGAGAAGGTGCTCGTCCAGGGCGGCCGCGCCGTCGGCGTCCGCCTCAAAGGCGGCGAAACGATCAAGGCTAAAAACGCCGTGATCGGCCAGATCCATCCTTGGCTGATCGGTGATATGGTCGAAACCGTCGATCCCGGCATCGCCGCGCGCGCCCGCCGCGTTCAGACCGGCTCCTTCTGCATCGCGCCGTTGCATCTCGCTCTCAAAGAGCCGCCGAAGTACAAGGCCGGCGACGATGCGGGCCGCGTCATCCTCGCAAACTATACGCCGTCGACGCTGGAGCGTTTCCTGCGGCTGTTCGACAATTTCCGCTATGGCGATGTCTGGGCACCCGGATCGACGGACTGCACCATGGCTTCGCACATGCAGTGCCAGTTCGACCCGACTCAGGTGCCGGAGGGACGTGCTGCGATTACGGTCTATGGCTTCTCGCCGTTCGATCTGCGCGAGGGTGGCTCCGAGGCTTGGGACGAGCGCGGCGAAGAGATCGGAAACTGGTTCCTGGAGCGCTATCGCGAGTACACGACCAACATCACCGACGCCAACATTCTGGGCAAACGGTTCGACACGCCGCTTGAGATCTCACGCCACTCGCCGATGTTCCAGCGCGGCGACGTCAGCGGCGCCGGCGAGTACCTGCATCAGATCGGTGCTCACCGGCCGACGCCGGAGCTCGGCAAGCTCAAGGTTCCGGGCATCGACCGTCTGTATCTCACCGGCACGGCGATCAATGTATCGAGCGTGAGCGGCGCAGGGCGCGCGACGGCGATCAAGGCGTGCGAGGATCTCGGCATCAACTTCGATAAGCTGATCGGGTAG
- a CDS encoding aldehyde dehydrogenase, giving the protein MDAGLLLDNARVPALGAGVAVRANPVTGAPVTTFAAAKAQDAIRAVESCAKAFPAWSKTGPNERRDILLKAAQLLDERAETFVESMIGETGASMPWVRFNVKLAAGMLREAASITTHIKGEIIPADKPGSYSFAFRRPVGVILSIVPWNAPIILAVRAFGTALACGNTVVLKASENSPGTQFLLAQLMIDAGLPPGVMNFITHTREDAPEVVEAIVAHPAVHRVNFTGSTAVGRVVAALGAKYLKPVLLELGGKAPLLVLEDADIDNAVRAAAFGAYMHQGQICMSTERLVLDSKIADEFAAKMKKKVESLSAGDPMKSNAPLGALISKEAAQRVDRLIDDAVSKGAEALVRGAVEGAIMQPTLLDKVTPEMKIYYEESFGPVTCMVRVNGVEEAIRVANDTEYGLKAGIFSRDVKGALEIARRLEFGCCHINGPTVYDEAQMPLGGMKASGYGRFGGHAGINEFTEMHWVSVEDPDQHYPI; this is encoded by the coding sequence ATGGATGCAGGGCTGCTGCTTGATAATGCGCGCGTTCCCGCGCTCGGAGCGGGTGTGGCGGTTCGCGCCAATCCGGTGACCGGAGCCCCCGTAACAACGTTCGCCGCAGCCAAAGCGCAGGATGCCATCAGGGCCGTCGAGTCGTGTGCCAAGGCTTTTCCGGCCTGGTCCAAAACGGGTCCCAATGAGCGACGCGACATCTTGCTGAAGGCGGCTCAGTTGCTCGACGAGCGGGCGGAGACCTTTGTCGAAAGCATGATCGGCGAGACCGGCGCCTCCATGCCCTGGGTGCGGTTCAACGTGAAACTGGCGGCCGGGATGTTGCGTGAAGCCGCATCCATCACCACGCACATCAAGGGCGAGATCATTCCCGCCGACAAGCCCGGTTCGTACTCTTTCGCATTCCGGCGCCCTGTCGGCGTCATTCTGTCGATTGTGCCCTGGAATGCGCCGATCATTCTTGCGGTTCGCGCCTTCGGCACGGCGCTCGCCTGCGGCAACACCGTCGTCTTGAAGGCGTCGGAGAACAGCCCGGGCACGCAGTTTCTGCTCGCCCAATTGATGATCGACGCCGGCCTGCCGCCCGGGGTGATGAATTTCATCACGCACACGCGCGAGGACGCGCCCGAAGTGGTCGAGGCCATTGTCGCTCATCCCGCGGTGCACCGCGTGAACTTCACCGGCTCCACGGCTGTCGGCCGCGTTGTCGCTGCGTTGGGCGCCAAGTATCTCAAGCCGGTCCTCCTGGAGCTGGGCGGCAAGGCGCCGCTTTTGGTGCTGGAAGATGCGGATATCGATAACGCCGTGCGCGCGGCGGCCTTTGGCGCCTATATGCACCAAGGCCAGATTTGTATGTCGACCGAACGGCTCGTGCTCGACAGCAAGATCGCCGATGAGTTCGCCGCGAAGATGAAGAAGAAAGTCGAGTCGCTCAGCGCCGGCGATCCGATGAAATCGAACGCGCCTCTCGGGGCGTTGATCAGCAAAGAGGCGGCGCAGCGGGTCGATCGATTGATCGACGATGCCGTCAGCAAAGGCGCTGAGGCGCTCGTTCGCGGCGCGGTCGAGGGTGCGATCATGCAGCCGACGCTGCTCGACAAGGTCACGCCGGAGATGAAGATCTATTACGAGGAGTCGTTCGGTCCTGTGACCTGCATGGTGCGGGTGAACGGCGTTGAAGAGGCGATCCGGGTCGCCAATGACACTGAATATGGCTTGAAAGCGGGGATCTTCTCGCGCGATGTCAAAGGGGCGCTGGAGATTGCGCGACGCCTCGAGTTCGGCTGCTGCCACATCAATGGACCGACCGTTTACGACGAAGCGCAGATGCCGCTCGGCGGGATGAAGGCGAGCGGCTATGGCCGTTTCGGCGGTCACGCCGGAATCAATGAATTCACGGAAATGCACTGGGTCAGCGTCGAAGACCCGGACCAGCACTATCCGATCTGA
- a CDS encoding YbhB/YbcL family Raf kinase inhibitor-like protein, with amino-acid sequence MAVKYAGKNPANPNCVGENVSPPLQWSNAPQGTRSFALIVHDQEGRNGLGVTHWLAYGIDGAANSLPEGAGTDASAKLVGGRNVLGQNAYLGPCPPKGSGAHHYVFTLVATKLEPGALQTGLTQTQLLEAIGSNAIAATGLVGRFGH; translated from the coding sequence ATGGCGGTGAAATACGCCGGCAAGAATCCCGCCAATCCGAACTGTGTCGGCGAGAATGTGTCGCCTCCCTTGCAGTGGAGCAACGCGCCTCAGGGGACGCGCAGCTTCGCGCTGATCGTTCATGACCAAGAAGGGCGCAATGGCCTGGGCGTCACGCATTGGCTGGCTTATGGGATCGATGGCGCGGCCAACTCGCTCCCCGAAGGAGCGGGTACGGATGCGTCAGCCAAACTTGTCGGTGGCCGGAACGTGCTTGGCCAAAATGCCTATCTTGGACCGTGCCCGCCCAAAGGATCGGGGGCTCACCATTATGTTTTCACGCTGGTCGCGACGAAGCTGGAGCCGGGAGCGCTGCAGACCGGGTTGACGCAAACGCAGTTGCTCGAGGCAATCGGGTCGAACGCGATCGCGGCAACGGGCCTTGTTGGCCGCTTCGGTCATTGA
- a CDS encoding TetR/AcrR family transcriptional regulator, with translation MRTKRFRTIATDQDKSARTKALLMDAAVTAFAKHGVEGAAISQITSIAQVANGTFYYHFRDKAELVDAVAHAIAASLVDQVDNAIGGVTNGAERVALATQYFIHIAAADPEWGRLVAEAMVNTGPFRTQISRGIRKDVAIGIEQGHFDVELTDLLLTSLLAIVGTAIRERLDDPKAAHSEGAAAEMILRVLGLPPQSARALPTRVIEKFGDVAQRQSNRPARKG, from the coding sequence GTGAGAACCAAGCGCTTCAGAACAATCGCCACCGATCAGGACAAGAGCGCCCGCACGAAGGCGCTTCTCATGGACGCCGCAGTAACGGCGTTCGCCAAGCATGGCGTCGAGGGCGCGGCGATCAGCCAGATTACGTCCATCGCTCAGGTCGCCAACGGCACCTTCTATTATCACTTCCGCGACAAGGCCGAGTTGGTCGACGCGGTGGCGCACGCGATCGCGGCCTCTCTCGTCGATCAGGTCGACAACGCCATCGGCGGCGTTACCAATGGTGCCGAGCGCGTCGCACTGGCGACTCAGTACTTCATTCATATCGCGGCCGCCGACCCTGAATGGGGCCGTCTCGTCGCCGAGGCAATGGTCAATACAGGTCCTTTCAGAACCCAAATCTCGCGCGGCATTCGAAAGGACGTCGCCATCGGCATCGAGCAAGGTCATTTTGATGTGGAGCTCACCGATCTGCTGCTGACGAGTTTGTTGGCGATCGTCGGTACCGCTATCAGGGAGCGGCTGGACGATCCTAAGGCTGCCCACTCTGAGGGCGCTGCCGCCGAAATGATCTTGCGGGTCCTTGGCTTACCGCCCCAGTCGGCCCGCGCGCTGCCGACCCGCGTGATCGAAAAGTTTGGCGACGTTGCCCAGCGGCAGTCGAACCGTCCTGCCCGGAAAGGTTAG
- a CDS encoding transporter — translation MRFAAGACIASVMSVWTVSSAVSMEKFSPMLPGVTTGVPVGALPPNGWYFNLSLSPKWSSLKGDSGSNASIPAAGVGQPKSVTFGVSPQLMWVPGVEFLGARYAAMITQPFTYLKTSYSGGNPSVTTTAMFNTIVTPVMLSWNLGNGWFIGSGASIYIKDGTFTHTYNRFAFNGSGSGSGREQVDADSFANNFWTFEPYFAVSYLGNNWNITLNNVLDFNTKNTITGYHSGTTYFLDVTAVKRSGPWQFGVIGNFIQQIEDDTINGVVVPAGALYNTNGAGSRIQHVKIGPMLAYTFQNHMTVSAKYLHAVHTENDMGVNLFWLNFSMPLSAGKSR, via the coding sequence ATGAGATTTGCAGCGGGCGCTTGTATTGCATCCGTCATGTCGGTGTGGACCGTCAGCTCAGCCGTCAGCATGGAGAAGTTCAGTCCAATGCTGCCGGGAGTGACCACCGGCGTTCCGGTGGGGGCGTTGCCTCCGAACGGTTGGTACTTCAACCTGTCTCTAAGCCCAAAATGGAGTTCACTAAAAGGTGATTCCGGAAGTAACGCCAGCATTCCGGCAGCGGGAGTTGGCCAACCGAAGTCCGTAACTTTCGGTGTATCTCCCCAACTGATGTGGGTTCCTGGCGTGGAATTTCTCGGGGCCAGGTATGCGGCGATGATTACCCAGCCGTTTACCTATCTGAAAACCTCGTATTCAGGCGGGAACCCGTCCGTAACGACGACTGCGATGTTCAACACGATCGTCACGCCGGTCATGTTGTCCTGGAATCTCGGCAATGGCTGGTTCATTGGATCCGGGGCGTCGATCTATATAAAGGACGGTACTTTTACTCATACCTACAACCGGTTCGCGTTCAATGGATCGGGATCGGGATCAGGACGCGAGCAAGTCGACGCCGATAGTTTTGCCAATAATTTCTGGACCTTTGAGCCGTACTTTGCGGTTAGCTATCTCGGCAACAACTGGAACATCACCTTAAACAACGTGCTCGACTTCAATACTAAGAACACGATTACAGGTTATCATTCAGGGACGACTTACTTCCTCGATGTTACGGCTGTGAAGCGTTCCGGACCGTGGCAGTTCGGCGTGATCGGCAACTTTATCCAGCAGATCGAGGATGACACCATCAACGGTGTGGTCGTGCCGGCCGGTGCGTTATACAATACCAACGGTGCTGGATCGAGGATCCAACACGTCAAGATCGGGCCGATGCTCGCCTATACCTTCCAGAACCACATGACGGTATCAGCAAAATATCTGCACGCGGTGCATACTGAGAACGACATGGGCGTGAACTTGTTCTGGCTTAACTTCTCGATGCCGCTTTCTGCGGGCAAGTCACGCTAG
- a CDS encoding AraC family transcriptional regulator — MTESRAIKTDDPLSDALSSIQMESTVLAIFGMSAPWAIEHPKLDAVISHIILDGETWCYGDELPTVRVRKGDIIVFPRGKIHYLASEPGLAAKPVASLLHSVGHSIWRTGHQYTRPIRFSSEQAGSDCIILDVVSGIHESRRNPLVASLPGLLHVPAADHGLLPALELLLDIIASDESSAIPGYAAAAGRIADLAFIQSVRAFLRTRAPEARGWLSGLLHPKIGRALQAIHRNPGDNWTVATLAAQANMSRAPFSRVFFDCVGQTPMHFVTEWRMCIAVRRLGAGVPIGLVSEELGYASPVTFSRTFRRVMGVSPSDMCIRRQIVRV; from the coding sequence ATGACTGAAAGTCGCGCAATCAAAACGGATGATCCGCTTAGCGACGCGCTTTCTTCCATTCAAATGGAAAGCACGGTCCTGGCGATATTCGGGATGAGTGCTCCTTGGGCGATAGAGCATCCAAAGCTCGACGCGGTCATCAGTCACATCATCCTGGACGGTGAAACGTGGTGCTATGGCGATGAACTTCCGACAGTTCGGGTTAGAAAAGGCGATATAATCGTCTTTCCGCGAGGCAAAATCCACTACTTGGCATCGGAGCCAGGTCTGGCTGCCAAGCCGGTGGCATCGCTGCTTCATTCTGTAGGGCACTCCATATGGCGTACTGGTCATCAGTACACTCGGCCAATCCGCTTTTCGAGCGAGCAGGCAGGGAGCGACTGCATCATTCTGGATGTCGTTTCGGGAATTCACGAGTCGCGTCGAAACCCGCTTGTCGCATCGCTTCCGGGTCTATTGCATGTGCCCGCCGCTGATCACGGATTGCTTCCCGCGTTGGAATTGTTACTGGACATTATTGCTAGCGACGAATCATCGGCGATCCCCGGCTATGCGGCCGCCGCGGGCCGCATCGCAGATCTAGCGTTCATTCAGTCGGTCCGCGCGTTTCTCCGGACTCGCGCTCCGGAGGCGAGAGGCTGGTTATCCGGCTTGCTGCATCCCAAGATTGGGCGTGCTCTACAAGCTATCCATCGTAACCCAGGGGATAACTGGACGGTGGCGACGCTTGCGGCTCAAGCAAACATGTCACGAGCCCCATTCTCACGTGTTTTTTTTGATTGCGTTGGTCAAACGCCAATGCATTTCGTGACGGAATGGCGCATGTGCATCGCAGTACGACGATTGGGAGCAGGCGTTCCGATCGGGCTCGTGTCAGAAGAACTCGGGTATGCATCTCCGGTCACGTTTTCCCGCACATTCAGGCGCGTGATGGGTGTCAGTCCGAGCGATATGTGTATTCGACGGCAAATTGTCCGTGTTTGA